The Pyrenophora tritici-repentis strain M4 chromosome 8, whole genome shotgun sequence genome contains a region encoding:
- a CDS encoding Dimer-Tnp-hAT multi-domain protein — protein sequence MPSIPAKRKPEAAEEADTPFKRAQRTRKPTLKALLGDGSQPTQPIELPESTPDPPTEPPTQVIEPPTRAIEPPCKPVQQPEERPRRASPLPILAASQASRLTDEPAWESQLMFDKPEDSIVQPLAFSSAATEASVEEDSAVSVDFRDFEGVDWSRLKGFVAPLSTPRGKASWIFQHGWRVWKEGTHHPDELYFVCKYCHIHKLPNGVHRVTKSTTAANGHLQLDKPGHRLSKDGPILSKPLRKHGQQSLRQAALSGVKFSLEAYKTIGNFDVQEFRQAAALWLVDNNRPLREFETPAFRKMIRLANPEAEAALWRSHNSVSAFVMRLYSWLRPQVVRALAEAESKVHISFDGWTTKGGKRGFFSVVAHYANSKGAIVDLPIALPQLVGAHTGEAIADAVTKILQSFSINRSKLGYFVLDNAYNNDTAVNKLAAMYHFSASDRRLRCACHILNLVGQTIMFGRDADAYNNALENTKMEDFYMKEWRKEGPLGVYLDIINYINTPKQWSIFEDCQREAVNSMPTGASGGTREPIKPCVTRWNSYYDCFKRGVQLQQAINAYATYHIRETEQADEQAAIRGNKLPDVPRWMRSDGLTAADWAVITEYMAILQPLKFATDRLQGRGKCGRFGALYEVIPVFESVITELDARLRPYESVNHEPSEAPEDHIPINLRAARRKASNYFTKILQSPIYYAATALHPRYKTYSKRFWRDKPTQLSTAHAKFLRVWAAYKPAAAATTPTPAPKPTMSSFDDAIDAILDEDGEHTLEVEDEYDSWLKEPMWTSDQHKEGPTAVQYWLSLKPKYPHLSRLAIDVLTIPTSSSDCERVFAGTGDIIEPQRRKIGAQLLAALVCLQRWTRAGFTTPSTTTAAKHTDEELTEEFAIGTWEEPPAELS from the coding sequence atgccctctataccagcaaaacgcaagcccgaggctgccgaagaagctgatactcccttcaagcgagcacaacgtacgcgcaaacctacgctcaaagcgctgttgggtgacggcagccagccaacccagccgatagagctgccagaaagtacgccggatccgcctacagagccgcctacacaagttatcgagccgcccacacgggctattgaaccgccatgtaagcctgtacaacaacccgaggagcgccctcggcgggcatcaccactgcctattttggctgcctcacaagcctctcggctcactgatgagccagcctgggagtcgcagttaatgtttgataagccagaggactctattgtacagcctttagctttctctagcgctgccactgaggcttcggtggaggaggatagcgctgtgagcgtcgattttcgcgactttgagggcgtcgattggtcgcgattaaaggggtttgtcgcgccgctgagcactccacgaggcaaggcaagctggatttttcaacacggctggcgtgtctggaaggagggtactcaccacccagatgagttgtactttgtgtgcaagtactgtcatattcataagctacctaatggtgtacaccgagtaacgaagtcaaccactgccgccaacgggcacctccagcttgataaacctggtcatcggctcagcaaagatggtccaatcctaagcaaacctctccgcaaacatggacaacaatcacttcgtcaggcagctctaagcggtgtcaaatttagtctagaggcgtacaagactataggaaacttcgacgtacaagaatttcggcaggcagctgcgctctggctggtcgacaacaacagaccactccgcgagtttgagacgccggcttttcgcaagatgatcaggcttgctaatcctgaggcagaggcggcgttatggaggtctcataacagcgtgtcagcgttcgtgatgaggttgtacagttggctacggcctcaggtggtgcgcgcgttggctgaagccgagagcaaggtacatataagcttcgatgggtggacgacaaaaggcggcaaacgtggcttcttttctgtagttgctcactacgccaacagtaagggcgcgatagttgacctacccatcgcgctgccgcagctggtgggtgcccacactggtgaggcgatagctgacgctgtaaccaaaatcctgcaatccttcagcattaatcgcagcaaactcggctactttgtgctcgataacgcttacaataacgacaccgctgttaacaaactcgccgcgatgtaccacttttctgcctccgatcgccgcctccgctgcgcttgccacatacttaaccttgttggccaaacgattatgttcgggagggatgctgacgcgtataacaacgccctggagaacacaaagatggaggatttttacatgaaggagtggcggaaagaaggaccgcttggcgtgtatcttgatattatcaactacatcaacacgccgaagcagtggagtatttttgaagattgccaacgcgaggcagttaacagcatgcccacaggcgccagcggcggcactcgcgagccaattaagccgtgtgttacacgttggaacagctattacgactgctttaagcgcggagttcagctccaacaagctatcaacgcatacgccacgtaccacattcgcgagactgaacaggctgacgaacaggcagctattagaggaaacaagctgcctgatgtgccgcggtggatgaggtcagacggccttacggcggctgactgggcggtgattactgagtacatggcgatactgcagccgctcaagtttgctacagatcgcctccaaggccgcggcaagtgtggccgttttggcgcactctacgaggtcatcccagtatttgagagtgtgataactgagctggatgcacgccttcggccatacgaatcggtcaaccacgagccatctgaggcgcccgaagatcacatcccgatcaacctgcgagccgcgaggcgaaaagcgagcaattactttactaagatcctccaaagtcccatttactacgcagctacggcactacatccacgatataaaacatactctaagcgcttctggcgcgacaaacctacacaattgagcaccgcgcacgcgaagtttctgcgggtttgggctgcctacaagcctgccgctgctgccacaacaccaacccctgcgccaaaacctaccatgagcagctttgacgacgctatcgacgctatactagatgaggacggcgagcatacattggaggtggaggatgagtacgatagctggttaaaagagcctatgtggacgtctgatcaacacaaggagggtccaacagctgtacagtactggttatcgttgaagccgaagtatccacatctttcacgattggcgatcgacgtgttgactatacccacctccagctctgattgtgagcgcgtttttgcgggaactggcgatataattgagccacaaaggcggaaaattggcgcgcagttactggctgctttggtgtgcttgcaacggtggactcgtgcaggttttacaacaccaagcacgacaacagcagcaaagcatactgatgaggagctcacggaagagtttgcgataggaacgtgggaagagccgcctgcagaattgtcatag